CCGTTGGCGCGAATCTACGAGGTTATCACGTTCTACCATTATTTTCGCACGGCGCCGGCGGGGCAGCACAACGTTGTGGTCTGTCATGGCACGAGTTGCTGGCTCGCGGGCAGCACAGCGGTGCTCGAAGCTGTGCGCAGACACGCAGCAGCGAACCCGCAGATAACCGTGAGCGAGGTGCGCTGCGTCGGTTGCTGCGCGTTAGCCCCGCTGGCGTTCGCCGATAAGCGCATCTGCACGCACCTCGACGAAGAAAAAACGCAAAAGATGCTCGCCGAACTTGGCAGGCTGCAGGCATGAAAGAACCCAGCGGCCTCATTCGTGTCGCGCTCGATTCAGGCGGCATTGCCGCCGGAGCTGCAGCCGTTTTCGACGAACTTCGCGAGCTCACGGCAAAGTACAGCGAGATCAAAGTCATAGCGGTAGGCACGCCCGGCATGTGCTACGCCGATGCGCAGGCAGAATTTCTCATTGAGGGCAGGCCGCATCTGCATTTCGGCAGGTTAACCAGGCAAAACGTCAGGCAGATCTTTGAAGAGTTTGTAGTAAAAGGGCGTATGCCCGCGCCAAATTCGGTGCATGAATATGTGGTGCTGGGCGCGCGCTCGCCGGGGCATGAATTGCCTCAGGCGGTCGCGAGTATCGTTTGCGCCGACACGCAGCAGCACGGCGATCAAGATCTGGTCGCGCTACTCAAGGCCTGCGTCGGGCCAGAGACAGAAATTATCGAAGTTGCGGATTTCGGTTTTTACAACCGCGGCTTCGCATTGCAGTTCTTTCCCGGTGGGCTAATGCTCGCCGACCTCGCTCGCGATGACATCGCGCACGCGGTCGCAATGGTGCGAAGGGGAGAAATACCCGACGTGGGCACTGTCGTTAAAGAAGCCGCGCAGCTGCGCATTGCCAGCCGCAATTGTGGTCTGGTAGACCCTGAAAGTATTGCGGCTTACGAGGCTGCAGGGGGGTACACTGCACTAAAACGGGCTTTACAAATGTCACCGGCAAAAGTCGTGAACGAAGTTCTGGCCAGTGGACTGCGCGGTCGCGGTGGCGCAGGTTTTTCAACGGGTAAAAAATGGCAGCTGAGCGCAGCCGAAACGGCTGACGAAAAATACGTCATCTGCAACGGCGACGAGGGTGACCCCGGCGCGTTCATGGACCGCAGTCTGCTCGAGGGCGACCCGCACTGCGTGCTCGAAGGTCTCATCATCGCCGGGCTTGCCACCGGCGCGAACCAGGGTTACTTTTATATTCGCGCAGAATATCCACTGGCGACGGCGCGCGTGCAGAAAGCGATCGATGCAGCTGTTTCAGCGGGATACCTCGGCAAAAATATTCTCGGCAGCAGCTTCTCGTTCGAAGCGCGCGTGCGCCTCGGTGCCGGCGCCTATGTTTGCGGCGAAGAGACGGCGCTCATTGCGTCGGTCGAAGGCAAACGCGGCAGTCCGCACCCCCGCCCGCCTTACCCCTCGGTCAGTGGGTTGCACCGAGCGCCGACGACGATCAACAATGTTGAAACGCTCGCCACCGTGCCCGAAATTTTGGTGCGCGGCGGTGCATGGTATGCTGGCATCGGCGAGGGCAAATCAAAGGGCACGAAACTTTTCGCCGTCTCTGGTAAAATACGCCGCACGCAGCTCGTCGAGGTACCGCTCGGCACCAGCGTGCGCGAAGTTGTCGAGAACCTCTGCGGCGGCATCGCCACCGGGAAAAAAATCAAAGCTGTGCAGACCGGGGGGCCCTCGGGCGGTTTTGTCCCTCAGCAGCTGCTCGACACGCCCCTCACATACGAAGACATGTCGGCGCTTGGTTCGATCATCGGCTCTGGCGGCATGATCGTGCTCGACGAAGATGTCAACATGGTCGAGCTGATGCGGTTTTATCTCGGTTTCAATACTGACGAATCATGTGGGCTGTGCGCACCCTGTCGCATAGGGGGATTTCAACTGAAACGGCTTTATGACAAACTGCTCGCACATGACGCATCGCACGACGACCTCGCGCAAATCGAGAAGATTGCGCACGCGATGCAGAGTGCTTCGCTCTGCGGTTTGGGAAAATCAGCACCGTCACCACTCTTTGCGACACTCAAATACTTTCACCCGGAGTATGAAGCATGCCTGAAATAGCCGTTGAAGTCAATGGCATCAAGATCGCTGTGAAGCCGGGCAGCACGCTGCTCGACGCCGCACAGGCGGTTCAGGTCAAGATACCCACGCTCTGCAAACATCCCGATTTGGTCGCCAACGGCGCGTGCGGACTATGCATCGTGCGCGTTGAGGGGCTTCACGGTCTGCCCCGGGCCTGCACGACACCAGTAGAAGAGGGAATGCGCATCACGACGCATGACGGTGAAATTACCGAAATCCGCAAAACCGTTCTCGAGCTCATTCTCTCGACCCACCCCAATACATGCCTTAGCTGCGGCCGCAACCAGAGCTGCGAACTTCAGACGCTCGCCGCCGACTTCGGCATTCGTGAAGACCTTTGGGGACATGCGCTTTCGGGCCTCGGCAAAGATACCTCAACTGGTTCTCTGGTACTCGATTTTGACAAGTGCATCAAGTGCGGGCGGTGCGTACACATCTGTCAAGACGTGCAAAACGTGCACGCACTTTCTTTTTTGGGCCGGGGTATGCAGACACGCATGGCACCTGCAGGTGATATTCTGCTCGCCGAATCACCGTGTGTCATGTGCGGTCAATGTTCGGCG
The sequence above is a segment of the Turneriella parva DSM 21527 genome. Coding sequences within it:
- a CDS encoding complex I 51 kDa subunit family protein — encoded protein: MKEPSGLIRVALDSGGIAAGAAAVFDELRELTAKYSEIKVIAVGTPGMCYADAQAEFLIEGRPHLHFGRLTRQNVRQIFEEFVVKGRMPAPNSVHEYVVLGARSPGHELPQAVASIVCADTQQHGDQDLVALLKACVGPETEIIEVADFGFYNRGFALQFFPGGLMLADLARDDIAHAVAMVRRGEIPDVGTVVKEAAQLRIASRNCGLVDPESIAAYEAAGGYTALKRALQMSPAKVVNEVLASGLRGRGGAGFSTGKKWQLSAAETADEKYVICNGDEGDPGAFMDRSLLEGDPHCVLEGLIIAGLATGANQGYFYIRAEYPLATARVQKAIDAAVSAGYLGKNILGSSFSFEARVRLGAGAYVCGEETALIASVEGKRGSPHPRPPYPSVSGLHRAPTTINNVETLATVPEILVRGGAWYAGIGEGKSKGTKLFAVSGKIRRTQLVEVPLGTSVREVVENLCGGIATGKKIKAVQTGGPSGGFVPQQLLDTPLTYEDMSALGSIIGSGGMIVLDEDVNMVELMRFYLGFNTDESCGLCAPCRIGGFQLKRLYDKLLAHDASHDDLAQIEKIAHAMQSASLCGLGKSAPSPLFATLKYFHPEYEACLK
- a CDS encoding complex I 24 kDa subunit family protein; the encoded protein is MPAAAEKTIAEVAALVEHYTDEPDNLILILHAIQDAHGYVPRESALVLSEKLGIPLARIYEVITFYHYFRTAPAGQHNVVVCHGTSCWLAGSTAVLEAVRRHAAANPQITVSEVRCVGCCALAPLAFADKRICTHLDEEKTQKMLAELGRLQA